The Littorina saxatilis isolate snail1 linkage group LG1, US_GU_Lsax_2.0, whole genome shotgun sequence nucleotide sequence AGTATTATGCTTGAATATAGAGCtatattctgatggacacgtgggggaattcgggggctgtgattggatggtctcttccgattatcaaagcataatgctacggaagtcggacatttttgccaatatccaaaatcatattggcaataacaaagacgcatggttccggtttacccatctgtaccacacgagtgtttcaatcgacaacatacactgacaacttgaaattcttctcgggaatgtttttcagctttatgtcgatagcatacccttttcggCTAACTTctcgatgaaacaggactaaaccaattattttctgtcccttaacaccacaaaatgcccaaagtcgaaagatgtagtacaaacaggggagtaaaacggaacagccgtttttgtgtgccgaCTAACACAAAcgttcgcattcggctttttgatcttgtaactccacactaaataccccacttcccctctgaagtattgatgtacaacccatggcactaacattcatgtagtcgtttataactgaggttgaaaaattcgcttcatgacgagacaaatataaatgccattcacccaaactgaaaacttctctgtcgtctgctagcgttgtacggattagctgttctcttctcctccccttgttgcatcctagttcttcagttgtttctagttttccgttgatgttgtgttttggtcttcttcataagtagacttgttcaaaattaaaaaaactcaaacttctttttgttgtatacgaatgaactaataaaaagctgtctaacagctgtgttgtcaaatcgagttttttttccaaagtcagtgcgGCGCCTGcacaaaactaatgcgcataagaaacgacgtctgctatcaaaacctgagatcaatgCATCgacacaaaaactgtcattttgtaagtttggaacaacaaatcaaggccagaacagctatataatcgctattgtattttcagcatagcaatagggtccgatatttagactcgaacaaatataatgcgactcgtcttcaactcgtcggcattatacttgtctcgtctaaatatcggaccctattgctacgctgaaaacacaatagctgtatATTGAGTGTAACTGTACTAATATGGAAGGAAAATTGTATTAAAGTATGTACATCCACATAAATTTGCCAGAAACATagaaataatgaaaaaacaaaccacTAATTTATTACCTGCAGGTGGTTATGCATGAACTTGACCGATTTTGCAATATGTCCACAAACATTACAGCTGTAGCAAGTCTTCTTTGAGTTTTCATCAGGAAGTATTTCATTAGCCTGGAGTAGAACTTCGTCCCTGAGTGCATTCAATTCTTCAAGTCGAATCTggctttttgtctttcctttagATACAACTTTGTCGGATTTGAGAAAATTGCTGGTAGGTGTCATACCACTCTGTTCTGATTCAACAGACAAATCCTTTAAGTCAGACAGGTCTGAGTTTGTATCTGAAATCAAAGTATTGTTCAATTCAATAGTGTTCTGGATGTTTGAATCAACAGCGTCTGACAATGTACAATTTGCGCTTATTTCCCCAGTTCCATCTGTGACACTCTCGATGGCAACTGTTCTGAGTAACCCTGAGGGTTCTAATATGTATACAACTGGCCCTTGAATACAACTCTGCTCTTGTGTATGTGATGCTTCAGAGTGTGTGTCTACAGCATATTCTGGAATGTCGACAGAGAAAATTGCAGATGATTCATCAAGGTTACCTAACCCTGTTTCAATGAGCTCCACATTTTCTGCACCAACAACATGATTTTCAATCTCCTGTAATGGAGTCAAATTCACATCTGCTATATCAGGCAGTAGCTTCACATTCACAGACGCTTCAGTTGTTTCAGTGTGGTATACAACCTGAGCATCTCCAATGCCACCATCCTCACCAGTGACTGGATGCACATTCTCAAGATAAGTTGGTGACACTTCACTTTCTGTCATGCACGGTTTGAGTTTTGCTTGAGGCAAGAGACCGCTTGTGTCTTGCAATTCACCAACAGTTGCAACTGGACGGAACTGAAAGTCACCATGCTGTATAAGGCTCTGCCCAACAATATGGATCTGTTCATGTTGTGGGTTTGTTTCAGTGTTCTTTTCCAAGCAGACAGAGTCTTGCAGTATTGCACATGTTTCCAAAGAATCAGTTTCATCTTCAGGCTGGTTTTCAGTGATATAAAACGAAGACTCCTCAGCAGTGGAGAAGGGGGAGTGTTCTAAGCTGACTGACTGATCTTGCTGCTCATCAGGTTGACTTCCCAACTCTTCTTCCCCTTGTTGCAGTGTACTCAAATAAGCAAGCAAGTTGGTGGCAGGAGTACAAGTACTGCTTTTGTGGACTGTCTGAATATCAGATTCCGAACAGGAACGCTTTCTTCGTCTCTCTTCAATCACATCTGAGAAGTAACTGGTATCCAGTTCCCCAAGAGAGCTGCAAGATTCGGCACATTTTCTGGTGAGTATATTGTCTGTCACAAAAGACGTTTGAGTTGCGGTCACACCAAAACTTACGTTTTGACCAAAAGAATTTTGTGATGGATGGAACACGTGCAGCATTGCTTCACCCTGCGGGTAAAGAACAGTACTACCCTCAAGTGATCTGACAAGTGGTTTGGTTTGGGAGCAAGAATGTTGAGACACTGTCCTGAAATTTTGCTGTGGTTCCCAGAACTTCGCCGCTTCCGTTTCTGAGAAACGTCTGGATGGAAAAATATCTGCGTCTTTTTTTCTCGACGACGAGTGGCTTCCGACGTCATTTTCAGTTGCGTAGTTCGCTCGAGGAGAAGTCTTCCTCCTTTTCCTGACATTTTGCTTGGAAACCTGTGATTTATCGTCTGCTGCAGAGGGGGTAAGCAGTTCCAAAAAATGTTCTCTTTCGCACGCAAACAGGTTTGCTGGTGACTTAAATGCATCCCCGTTGCAGTTTTCCGCATGTTTTTCCACTTGGCAGTCAAGAACAAATAATCCTTTGCAACTTCTGCATAGAAACAGCTTGACAACATCCCCCAACATTTTCACCTCTGTGTCCAGGAGCTGACATGAGAGTCTTCTCCCTTGGAAAATCAAAAATAATAAACTACCTAGTAAacgcaaaataattgttatctCCTTTTTCTACATTTCTCAGTTATATGCTTTAATACCCACATTTGAATAACCATCCATTCTCAAGATTCAATGTACTGTCTCATGGTCAGACTATTGTTATTCTTCCTTCCAAACGTCCTGAATTTGCATCTAACCGGAAGCACAGACAACTCGACCACTTCCTTTTCCAATCCAAACTTAAAATGTGAGTGGCCGACTGTACGACTGATCGAAGTTTATCCGTTAAATCCTCATGTATTTTAGCACTTACATTTATGAAATAACTTCCAATCCATATAGAGATCTTATCCTGATCTTACTTTATGATATTACGCACCTGCATTGTCTATTTTTTATCATACATGTTTCGAAAGTCGAGACCCCCTTCGAGGGTCCATGTTTACACTGTCGGATGTGTTGGTGATCAAACAATTGAGAGCAATCTAAACCGTTCATTGTCCACAGATGGTGCGTTACCAGTTGGCGGTTGGCCTTAACAAAGGCTACAAGGTCACCAAAAACGAAGGCAGCTTCCAGCGGAAAGACAGACCATCTCGCTGCAAGGGGGTAATTATGTCAGCTTAttcttgatcttgatcttgatgATTACGCTGCTGGGTACCAGAAGACTGGCATAAATGCAGCGGGGGAGAGTGCGGCAGCCTAATGGTGGTGGACGGCTGCTAGCTTGACTTTAAAGATGCCAATGCTTTTGGAGGTTACAATATTGTCCTCAAGTAGATTCCAGTCTTGTGCCGTCTTCACAAAAAAGGAGTTCCTAAACTGATCAGTGCGGCCTTGGGGCACTGAATAGGGTCTAGAATTGTTTCTTGAATACTGTGAGACGATGTTGGATGTGTGATGGTCAGAGTGTCTCACTGGCCTGATTTTACGGCCTTGCTTCTGCTCAGTTAAGAACTGGTGTGATGGTAGTGCCGGTACCAGCCCCTCAACCACCCTATAGAAGAACGTCAGACGGAGTTGTTGACGTCGCTGTTGCAGAGGTTGGAGTCCAGTTTTCTCTAGGAGTCTGGTGACGCTGCCGGGGGTCGACGACCTGAAGTCGCCTGTGATAAACCTCGACGCTTTGTGTTGTACGCGTTCGATGCAGTCAATGTCTTCCTTCAGGTAGGGGTCCCAGACAACCGCCCCATACTCCAGGAGGGGACGCACAAGGGAGAGGTAGGCCTGTTGACGGCAACGAGGCGGGCAGCGTTGGAGGTTGCGGCGGAGAAAGCCAAGGGTGCAGTTTGCTTTTTTAGTGATAGAAGAAATGTGGGGGCTCCATTTCATGTCGTCTGAGAGGAGAATGCCAAGGTAGGGTGTGGATCTAACGTTTTGGAGGATGCTGTTGTCCAGTTGGTAGTAGAAGTCAGAGGATTTGTTTATACTAAGGATATAGCATTTAGAGGCGTTGAAGCGCATGTCCCAGGTAACCACCCACTCTTCGAGGTGTCTGAGGTCTTGTTGCAGGGATTGGTGATCCGCGAAGGAGTTTATTTCCCTATAGAGCAGGCAGTCGTCGGCGGACGTGGGACGATACAGAGGCTGGCAGGTCGTTAATATGGACAAGGAAGAGTAGTGGGCCGAGCACCGTCCCCTGCGGGACGCCAGAGTCTATTGTAGTTGATTCGGATGAAGTACCCTCGAGTACAACTTTCATGGAGCGCTTAGTGAGGAACGACGCGAGCCAGTTGAGTAGGGGGCCGTTTATGCCATAACAGGAGAGTTTGTGGAGAAGGTGGGGAACAGTGTCGAACGCTTTAGAAAAATCAAGCACAGCGACATCTACTTGTTTTCTTTGGTCGAAGGTGGTCAAGAGGTCGTGGGTTGTGGTGAGAGGTTGGGTTTCACACGAGAATCCAGAACGGAAACCATGGTTTAGATGCGTGAGGATGTTATGCGAGTCGAGATGTGTGAAGATGTGGCGGCATATAATATGTTCTAGGAGTTTGCAAGGGATGGAAGTGAGGGAGATGGGACGGTAGTTCGCGGGGAGGTGGCGATCACCCTTTTTGAATACACAGATGTTGGCCTGGAGCCAATCGGAAGGGAGAGAACCACTATCCAGGGATCTCTGGAAGATGAGAGCCGGTGCAATCTGGTCGGCGCAGGTCTTTAGGACCAGGTTGGGTATGCTGTCGGGGCCTGGGGCTTTGGCGGGGTTGAGGTCACGTAGCAGTTTAGCTACTCCAGCTGTGGTCACTTCAATCTGCTCTATGGGGCTGAcggcagggggtgggggagggtgggTGAAGTTAGCACTCTTTGTGAATACTGATTTGAACTGGTCGAGGAGAAGTTTTGCTTTCCCTACAATATTCAGTTATTGAtattaattacacattaacatgcttccatttgaaacttcgaggtcttcatcagGGATTGacgcctgacaaaagctaattgaagctcgatggagcgaagcgacggagggtttcaattagactttgggagggcgtcaatccccgatgaagaccgagaagtttcaaatggaagcatgttaatgttattgtaattcaatctgacgacgatctctttcctgctttcatgcggttgtaaacagacagaattggttctgttctgttcacacacatgacactactttcagtccacctacctgcaagggtcaagtcccaagaaatatttgtctctgtattcctatcgtatcactctgcttctgttttgttttctttcacacacattttcccttcttttttgatgggtttctggacagcaaactctaaaacaaattcttttcatcacaaaagcgatctttggaattgactgacgtagtccggaagaattcatgcatcaacttacgtcacgtgttcgacgtcatcacttcgcataccttattgtctcggtatttcgttggccttcatattttctacttgtaaaatgaccctcaaagctaaccgagactagttgaggctgtatcaatgcgcctcgccagcaggttgttaatggattttttagcgagtggttatcgacaattaatgaccggtaatttttaatgagttggggcattctgaccaatcacaggatctgtttcattaaaacgcaaacttgattgaattacaattattATTATGACATGccactaccaaaacacacagGGCTATACTCTATTATCGAAAAGTTTGCGACAGGTAGCCCATCAAGAGAGAAATAGTTTGATATTCCTGTTATTACTTTTGGTATGCTGTCATTGACACTTGCATTGCATGGTCTATTGCCAGTATTGCATTGGGTGTTCACTGTacactttttgagtcacttgagaaaaagtgactctatgtaatcggtcagtgttagtctgtccggccggccggccgtccgtagacaccaccttaacgttggacttttctcggaaactatcaaagcgatcgggctcatattttgtttagtcgtgacctccaatgacctctacactttaacgatggtttcgttgacctttgacctttttcaaggtcacaggtcagcgtcaaaggaaaaattagacattttatatctttgacaaagttcatcggatgtgattgaaactttgtaggattattctttacatcaaagtatttacatctgtagccttttacgaacgttatcagaaaaacaagggagataactagccttttctgttcgacaacacacaacttaacgttgggcttttctcggaaactataaaagtgaccgggctcaaattttatgtgaacgtgactcattgtgttgtgaatagcaatttcttcctgtccatctgatgcctcatataatattcagaactgcgaaagtgactcgatcgagcgtttgctcttctttttTTATAAGCGATTTTTGTTTTCCCTTTCTTAGTCTTACTGATGAAACGCATGTGTTCTGTAAAAAATGCTGATCTTTTCTGTTCTGCTTCCAATGATATGCAGTATCGGATTCGAAGTGAGACTGTGGTCTTCATatttttaaaattgtttaatgtttgtttttgaagtttGCCTAGATCTAAGTGGACGTGGTTCCCAAGGTCTTTTTGAAGTCTGCCTATCTATCGGAAGTCGAAATTTTACTGTCAGTGTCCGAGATGATGATGTGACTCTGCTTTGATTTGCAGGTAGCCACAAAGCATGCCCGCTTCGTCCGTGACTTGGTCAGAGAGATCACTGGATTTGCTCCTTACGAAAGAAGATGCCAGGAGTTGCTTCGTATTTCTAAAGACAAACGTGCCCTCAAATTCTGCAAAAAGAGGGTGAGTTCAGCTAAACTTTTAGGCCGTGGCTGGAGAGCCAGTTACGGAGCCCCTATGCTCCGGGACCGGCACTCTCCACAAGCTACCTAGTGTTCGAGGTCTGATTGGTCGTACAttaatattttctttttaagttcAATTCAGAGAATTGTGgtctttgcttttattgagaAACATTAATGTAGATCAGTTTTAGACTCGGAAGGACTTGTATTTTGGCAACAGCACAATCACTGATTAGCAACTGACCGTAGCGAGAGATGCGGTTCGCAGGTGTGAGAGATTTTGTCGAAGCAGAGACGTAGTAGTAACTCGATGCAAAGCAGATTATGTTTTGTCATAGCTAAACAAATTCGCTGTTTATTTCCATGTCAATGATATGTTAACTAATGCTGCTTCTAGCCTCAGGACCAGTGATTCACGTTGCTTGGTTCGCTGACAGTTCAGTGAGCAATGCCAAATTATTGACTCGTGAGCTTTGATTTGCAATTTCAATTTGATTAACGAAATGCTttggaaaaaaatgaagaatagaacaaaataaaagaaacttAAGAAGGGGGGGAAAAGTTTAAAAGattaaaacacattttttttaacttgcaTCAGCAGGGCTAATCAACAACCTCACTGACTCTAGCACAGTTTGCTACCAAATGAGCTAACATCAGATACCTGCCAGGACAGGGAAAACTAGGAATAGGTATTTTGTGAGATACTGGTGACTTCCGGTTCCAGAGCCTGGGGGCTCAGTAACTGACTCGCCGGTTCCCGAGCCACTCCGAACTTTATACAAGTCATGTGCGTGTATTTGTCAGGACTGGAACGCCCTCAACCCAGAAACTGTCGATGCCCCCCTCTGCCAGTGCCTTCACCTCGAGGTTACTGGCAGACAACCCTTCAGTTTAAACTTCTCCCTGTTTAATTTTAAGTAGGGTGTCTAGAGCTGTGCCAGCCGGGTTGAACCCCGGTGACCGCTACAGTAGCCAAGGGCGAAATCTACTAGCTTAGATATTTCtacagtttttgttttgatttgctcAAAAttatatgtaagaaatgtttaagtcttttgtactggaaacttgcattctcccagtaaggtaatatattgtactacgttgcaagcccctggagcaaatttttgattagtgcttttgtgaacaagaaacaagtggctctatcccttccctccgtcgcgatataaccttgaatggttgaaaacgacgttaaacaccaaataaagaaagaaagctcaaAATTATGTATTGTTATACTTTCTCAGTTGTTGAGATGGGGTGGGGCAatagttgttttttgtgtgttaaattAGAGGTGTGTTTTAACTGTCACGGCTGTACGGCCAGCAGACACTTTTTGGTCAAGATAACGAGCAACACATCACaccattttttgagtcacttgagaaaaagtgactatgtaatcggtcagtgttagtccgtccggccggccatccggccggccgtccgtagacaccaccttaacgttggacttttctcggaaactatcaaagcgatcgggctcatattttgtttagtcgtgacctccaatgacctctacactttaacgatggtttcgttgacctttgacctttttcaaggtcacaggtcagcgtcaaaggaaaaattagacattttatatctttgacaaagttcatcggatgtgattgaaactttgtaggattattctttacatctgtagccttttacgaacgttatcagaaaaacaagggagataactagccttttctgttcggcaacacacaacttaacgttgggcttttctcggaaactataaaagtgaccg carries:
- the LOC138976956 gene encoding large ribosomal subunit protein eL36-like, with protein sequence MVRYQLAVGLNKGYKVTKNEGSFQRKDRPSRCKGVATKHARFVRDLVREITGFAPYERRCQELLRISKDKRALKFCKKRLGSHIRAKRKREEMVQVLQRQRKAQAQAQAK